In Aegilops tauschii subsp. strangulata cultivar AL8/78 chromosome 3, Aet v6.0, whole genome shotgun sequence, one genomic interval encodes:
- the LOC141042233 gene encoding uncharacterized protein, which yields MCRAMLFFFLVIVSGLLAPMVATADSGCSPEPCGNLTISSPFGIVSGPGENRCAHFGFQVHCSTDGIPYLGYNDRGYRLQILVIFYGNHSLRVSDINKLRDLDGSSHKGCHVPRANTVTKIGPPFSVSTLNRNLIFYNCTRAPAPWTAGLTETACRNNTFVRVGGRYNETGGVDSSYALDGCSTTTMPVMSLSGEAHASDYERLIGNGFLLTWDQSPLPTFISGKLTDPS from the coding sequence ATGTGTCGGGCCATGCTGTTCTTCTTCCTCGTCATCGTCTCCGGACTGCTGGCACCGATGGTCGCGACGGCAGACAGTGGATGCTCGCCGGAGCCATGCGGCAACTTGACCATCTCCTCCCCATTTGGGATCGTCTCAGGCCCTGGGGAGAACAGGTGCGCACACTTCGGTTTCCAGGTTCACTGCAGCACCGACGGCATCCCGTACCTCGGGTACAACGACCGCGGGTACAGGCTACAGATCCTCGTAATCTTCTACGGCAACCACTCCCTACGTGTCTCTGACATCAACAAGCTCAGAGATCTCGATGGTTCAAGCCACAAAGGCTGCCATGTCCCGAGGGCCAACACAGTCACCAAGATCGGGCCTCCATTCTCCGTGAGCACCCTCAACCGGAACCTCATCTTCTACAACTGCACCAGGGCACCGGCACCGTGGACGGCAGGGCTGACGGAGACAGCGTGCCGTAATAACACGTTTGTCCGTGTGGGAGGGCGTTACAATGAGACAGGCGGGGTCGACAGCAGCTACGCTTTGGACGGCTGCAGCACCACGACCATGCCGGTGATGAGCTTGTCGGGCGAGGCGCATGCGAGCGACTACGAGCGGCTCATCGGCAATGGCTTCCTCCTGACATGGGATCAGTCCCCTCTCCCGACATTTATTAGTGGTAAGCTCACTGATCCGTCGTGa